Sequence from the Bacteroidota bacterium genome:
GAAGGCTTTCCAATTATTTCTGAATTCATAAGATTCGCCATTCGTATAAAAAATCCACCAATAGGAGCAACAATTGCAATTAAGTCAATAGTTTTTATAATAGATTGCTTTGTTTTTTTCGAGTATAAGATTAATGCAATAATTAAACCTAATACACCTCCGTGACTTGCAAGTCCTCTGTATCCTGTGAATTCAATTTCTCCACCAGGTAAAATCTGAATAGGTAGAAATATTTCGATTGGATTATTCAAATAGTACGTTGGGTCATAAAAAATACAGTGAATTAATCTTGCTCCTATTAATATTCCAAGAATACTATAAGTTGCTAGTTTTTCAAGAGCTTCAATTGGGATATGTTCATTTTCAAAAATCCTTTTAAGTATGAAGTAACTTATAATCAATCCACTTACAAAAAGTAATCCGTAGTATCTGATTGAAATACCAAAAAAATTAATTATTTCAGGGTTTGGATTCCAATTTATAAATTCTTGAGCCATATTAAATTATTCGGTTTTTATAATGTTCCGGGATTTTTTTGCATTAGCCCAGCGGTTTTGTATAAGGCCAGTTGGGCGATTTGAAGAAGCACAATCTTTCAATTTAGCACATAAAAAAGCCATTTTCTTTTACTTAAATTATTTTTCTAAGTAACAAAAAAAATGGCTTTGTGGACTTTATAAATTTGGACAATTTTTCAATTATATGTAATCTCGCCCAAATTAGCTTTATACCTTGTTAGGCAAAGTTTTCTTCCGGTTGCATTTCTCTGATGGAATATCCTATCATGAATAGAGCAGATTCAAGTGCTCGTATAGGGCTTGTTTCATTCTTGAAATCTGACTTTTTTGAAAGTTCTTCTAATACTACCGCTTTATCCATTAGTGGTGTTTAGTATAATAATCTGTTTAGTTGCGATATTATTAAAGTCTTTTCAATATTAAAGAATTTTCTTTCACAGTCCGTATGTTTTCGTCTGTGATATTTCATGATGCTTGTCATGCGTTGGTTTTGTACCGAAATTCATTTTGATTAAGGCGGTTTCCAGGCCAATGAATTAATGGAAAATGGTGTTTTTGCTCCTGCGGTCCGCCTGCAGACTCCGGATCTAAAAACGAATATTAAACTGATATTTTTTTCGTTATCTTTTATAAAAGATTAATAGTGTAATACCAAATGAATTTAATAAGGTGCCGGAAGATTTTTTGAGGAATTTTTCAAAAAAAATCCAAAAAAAATAATAGTACAAAATCAGGGAGTGTTTTATGATTAATTATTGTGTTTGGACAAATTGATAAAAAAAATCGAATTGAATGATGATAGTTTAATGAAATCGGTCATTTATTGAGTATAATTGAAAAAATGTGGAATTATTAATGAGGAAATCGCAAAAAAACAGTCTTATTTAGTGAAATAATTGCCGAAAAAATATCAAAGTATGTGACAAATCTCATGGTTTGTGTTTGCGGTTATTAAAATCTTTCGGCATAGTTAAAGAAGTGATAAAAGCTGACAATAATCATGCAGTTTTTTGTAGTTCATAACAAAAAAAAAATCACTTTTGACATGTATTTTAAACATTGTGTTTAGAAGAGAAATAGTAAAAATAGAACCAATTATTAACCAATTACTGAAATATTTCAGGATTAAGCGCTAATTTATATAGGTGAGATTGTATATAACGGTTTCATCATCCATAATTTTTAGTTAGAGCTTAATTAAACCAATTTACAAAATGTCGAGTAATAAAGTTACAAGTACAGAAGTAGAAAAGGTTGTCATTAAATTTGCCGGTGATTCCGGTGATGGAATGCAATTAACGGGAACACAATTTACAGGAACATCAGCCTTATTAGGTAATGATCTTGCAACATTCCCAGATTATCCTGCAGAAATTAGAGCTCCTCAAGGAACTGTAGCAGGAGTGTCAGGATTTCAAGTTCATATTGGAGGAACTGATATCCATACACCCGGAGATTATGCTGATGTGTTGGTAGCAATGAATGCTGCTGCACTTAAAGCAAACCTTAAATGGATAAAATCTTCAAAAACTATTATTGTTGATACAGATAGTTTTAAGAAAAAAGATTTACAAAAAGCCGGTTGGGAATCCAACCCGTTGGAAGATAGTACACTGGATGCCTATAAGGTTATCAAGGCTCCGATTACTTCTATGACTAAGGAGGCTTTGAAAGATTTAGGTCTTGATGCCAAAACTATGGCCAGAAGTAAAAACATGTTTACTTTAGGTATGGTTTATTGGATGTTCTCTCGTCCTTGTGAGCATACAATAAAATTCTTAAACGATAAGTTTGGTAAAAAATTACCTTTAGTAGCCGAAGCTAATATCAAAGCTCTAAGAGCAGGTCGTAATTATGCAAGTACCATTGAGGCGATACCTAATCAAATTACAATTACAGGGTCACAGTCTTTAGAAAAAGGGACTTATAAAAATGTAATGGGTAATGCTGCTACAGCATGGGGGATATTAGCTGCTTCAGCTAAATCGGGAAGAGATGTCTTCTTAGGTTCTTATCCTATTACTCCGGCAACAGAGATATTACAGGAAATAGCTAAACATAAGCATTTTGGAGCTAAAGCTTTCCAGGCTGAAGACGAAATTGCTGGTATTGCTTCTACTATAGGTGCATCGTTTGCGGGATCTCTTCCTGTAACAACAACATCAGGACCGGGACTGGCATTAAAAGGCGAAGCGCTTGGTTTGGCAGTAATGACAGAACTTCCATTAGTGGTAGTTAACGTTCAGCGTGGTGGACCATCAACAGGTTTACCTACAAAAACTGAACAGTCTGATTTAATGCAGGCTTTATATGGACGTAACGGTGAATCTCCTGTTGCTGTAATTGCAGCAAGTAGTCCTGCCGATTGTTTCGATTATTCTTTCGAAGCTTCAAAAATTGCTTTGGAGCACATGACTCCGGTAGTTTTGTTGACCGACGGATACTTAGGAAACGGTTCTGCACCTTGGAAAATTACTAAGATGGATGAACTTCCGGATATTAATCCACCTATCGTAAAAGAAGGAACGGAAAACTGGGAGCCATATTCTCGTGATGCTGAAAGACTTGCCAGAACATGGGCGTTACCGGGAACACCGGGATTAGAGCACCGTATTGGAGGTCTGGAAAAAGACGGTAAAACAGGAAATGTATCCTATGTACCGGAAAATCACCAGTCAATGACTGAGGCTCGTGAAGCTAAAATTGAAAAAATTGCCGATTATTTACCGGAATTACAGGTAGAAGGAGCTCAGGAAGGTGACTTACTTGTAATAGGATGGGGAGGAACTAAAGGTAGTATGTTAACTTCTGTTCGCGAAATGGTTGGAGAAGGTAAGTCTATTGGTTTAGCTCATTTCAACTACATAAATCCATTACAGAAAAATGTAAAAGAAATACTTGGCAGGTATAAGAAAATTGTTGTAGCTGAGCTTAACTTGGGTCAGTTTGCTAACTATTTAAGAATGAGTTTTCCTGAGTTTGAATATAAGCAGTATAACAAAGTTCAGGGATTACCTTTTACAACAATCGAATTGAAAGATGCGTTTAACAAAATTTTAAACGAAAACTAGTGATGGAAACAACAAAAGTAAAATATACATTTAAAGATTTCTCAAGCGATCAGGAAGTAAAATGGTGTCCGGGTTGTGGAGATTATGCTATATTAAGTGCAGTTCAGAAAGCATTGCCTGAAATGGATGTTAAGAAAGAAGATTTCGTATTTATTTCGGGGATTGGATGTTCTTCTCGTTTTCCATATTACATGGATACTTATGGATTCCATGGTATTCACGGACGTGGCTTAGCTATTGCAACCGGTACAAAACTTGCAAATCCAAATCTTAGTGTTTGGCAAATTACAGGTGATGGTGATGCTATGGCAATTGGTGGTAACCACTTTATCCACGCTGTACGTCGTAATGTTGATTTGAACGTTATTTTGTTTAATAACGAAATTTACGGATTAACAAAAGGACAGTTTTCTCCAACTACAAAGCTTGGGATGAAAACTAAAACTTCACCCGAAGGACAAATTCAAAATCCTTTTAACCCGGGAGAATTAGTTATGGGATCAAAAGGTAGATTCTTTGCACGTGTTATGGATAAAAATCCAAAGCACATGAAAGAGGTATTTATCCAGGCTGAAAAATTCAAGGGTACATCGGTTGTTGAAGCATTGACAAACTGTGTTATTTTCAACGATAAAGTTCATGATCAGTTTACTCAAAAGGATCATCAGGATGATATGCTTTTCCTTGAGCACGGTAAACCAATGCTGTTTGGTAAGAATAAAGAGTATGGTTTAATGCTTCACGGGTTTAAACTTATCAAAGTTAAATTAGGTGAAAACCATGTAACTATCGATGATATTCTTGTGCACGATGCCCATGTGGAGGAAACGGGATTAGGTATGATGTTGGTAAATGCAGGTATGGGAGATGGCCTTCCACGTGTGTTTGGAGTAATCCGCTCTGTACAGGAAGATACTTTTGAGGAACGTATGCAGGCTCAGGTAGATAATGTACGCGAAACAAGTAAATTTGCAAATCTTGATGAGTTGTTCGCAAGTGGCGAAACTTGGGAGATTGAGTAAACAGATAATTATCTGATATATATTTAAACGGGAATTCTTTTATTGAGGATTCCCGTTTTTTTTTACCTTCAACTTCGCTCAGGAAGCACCTCTTGTTTGACTCATTTCGGCTGCGCTCACATACTGTGTCGCAATTGAAAAAACACGTCATTTTGAGCGAAGTCGAAAAATTTCATGTTCTGATAATGAGATTTAACTTCGTTGATTCTAAAAAAGTCGGTCGAGATGAGGATAAATTAATTACGACACAGTCTGCTGGTTGCTGAGCGATAGCCGAAGAGCAGGACATCGCTTTTATCTTTTGTCTTTCCTGCCTGACTGAGTCACGCAGGCAGGTATCTTTTATCTTTAGTCTTTTATCTTTAGCCTTTCCTCTTTCCTCTTTCCTCTTTCCTGCCTGACTGAGTCACGCAGGCAGGTATCTTTTATCTTTAGTCTTTTATCTTTAGTCTTTCCTCTTTTATCTTTCCTCTTTCAATCCTTTTTCCCAAATTTTAAACTCTTCAATTTCATTTGAAATTTTACTTAAAACGTAGAATAATATAGTTGCATCGTCTGTAAAGCCAAATACGGGTAAGAAATCAGGAATAACATCAAGAGGATTTACAAAATAAAGCACAGTGGCAACAACCGAAATAATTGTTTTAGTGCTCACATTTTTATAATTGCCTTTAGACCAGTGTTTGATAAGTCTTGTAAGCGTAAATAGTTCATTTTTTATGTTGTTTAAAGACGATTTTCCGGAGCTTAATTTTTTACCCGCTTCAATAATTAACCTTGATATTCTCGATGGGTTCTTAATTAGCTTTGTCGCGTTTTTAAAGGCCGAATTAAATGCGGATATATAAGCTTTGTTCATAGGTTAATTTGCCTTATTTAAATCCAAAATTTTATTTACTCTTTTTCTTCTTAAGTAGCTTTGTATAATGTTTTTTACCTCTTTATTGTGTTTCATTGGTGTAATCAGCGATTTCAATATTTTGGTATTTGCTATTTGATTGTCCAGGTCTGCAAAGCCGAATCCCTTATATATACCATTTTCGACCAGAATAGCCGATTTTTCATTGGGGTTTCTCCCTTTGTCTATTATTAGGAAGTTTTGATTCTCAAAGGAGTGTTTATGTATAATTTTTTCAACTTTTTTATTGTAGTCTTCGGGTAATTCTTCACCAACACAAGCACCGTCGCATTCATCTATTCCATAATGGAAACATGCGCCGTTTGTCTTGTATTGATTAGTTAATTTTTGACATAGCTTGTATTCTTCTCTAAGTTTGTCGAGGGCATTTTTTCCTTCTGTGTTCGAAACAAAGCTGGTTAGTGGTTCTACACCGTTTTTTATTTTTTCTACCTTTAGTTGCAGGTATCCCTTATCGTCTTTAAAGTGATATAAACCGAAGATGAATTTACTTCTTCGTTGGGCTCTGTTGTATTTTGGCAGGTTTGTTTTTATTTCTTCCGATTCTTTAAGTAAAGCAATTAGCTCACTCCCGGTTTCTTCATAACTAACAGCAACAATTTCTTTCTGAATTTTTTTCGCATGCGATGATTTATTCAAAAAATGTTGATTGATTCTTTTTTTGATGTTTTTACTTTTACCTATGTATATTATCTCTCCGCCTTTTTTGTGGATGTAATAAACGCCCGTTGAAGTGGGAAGATCTCTTAAAATGGAAATTAGTTTAGGAGTAAGTTCACTCTTTTTTTCTTCAACAACTGATTCCTTTATAATTTTCTTGCCTGAATCTTTGTTTAAAAGTATTTTGAACAGTTTTACTGTAGCTAGTGCATCACCTGTTGCTCTGTGTCGGTCGGTAACAGGAATGCCAAGCGATCTGCACAGTTTTCCTAGACTGTAAGACTCCATTCCCGGTATTAATGTTTTCGATAATGAAACAGTATCGATTGTTTTTCTTTTGAACTCGTAGCCCAATCTTCCAAATTCAAGTTTTAGGATCCTGTAATCAAAAGATGAGTTGTGGGCAACTATTGTTGTTTCTTCCGTAATTTGAATAATTCGTTTGGCTACTTCGTAAAACTTTGGAGCCGAACGTAGCATTTTATTATTAATTCCTGTTAGTTTAGCCACAAATGGCTGAATAGGAATTTCGGGGTTTATCAAACTGGAGAATTGATCTACAATTTCATGTCCGTCAAATTTATAAATAGCAATCTCTGTGACTCCTTCTTCATTAAATTTTCCTCCCGTTGTCTCTATGTCAAGTATTGCGTACAAATTGTTTTCTTTATTACTGATGAAATTTTTAAGGATTAAATCATTGCATCATTCAATCATTCAATCATTGTTATAGGGCACAGGCCCTAAGTCCGAAAATAGAGCTGCCTATCCTCACCATGTTGGAGCCATTTTCAACAGCGAGATGATAGTCGCCACTCATTCCCATTGATAAGGTAGTGAAATTATCGTTCGAAGTTTTTAATTTGTCGTAAAGTTTCTTCAGGCTTTCAAATTCTTTTGAAATTTTATCCTGATCTTTTGTGTTTGTAGCCATCCCCATCAGACCTGTAATTCTAATGTTTTCGTATGCTCCAAAAGCTTCTGAAGCTAATAAATCATCGATTTCAGAACCTGAAAATCCAAACTTGCTTTCTTCATCGGCTATATGAACCTGTAGCAGGCAATCGATAACTCTTTCGTTTTGCTTTGCTCTTTTGTTTATTTCTTTCAGGAGTTTTGGGCTGTCCACACCGTGAATTAAACTTACAAACGAAGCCATGTATTTTACCTTATTACTTTGTACATGACCTATCATGTGCCATTCAATGTCTTTTGGCAGGTCTTCGTGTTTCTCTACCATTTCCTGAATTTTGTTTTCTCCAAAAACTCTGTGGCCGGCTTCGTAAGCTTCCAGGATATCCTCATTTGGTTTTGTTTTCGAAACCGCAACAAGTGTTACTCCATCAGGCAAAGTGCTCTTTATGTTATCTAAATTTTCAGAAATAATTCCCATCTCTTGTCCGCTATAAAATTCATTACACAGTTAAAGCATAATTGCTTTAATAAATAATAAGTCAATATTGTATGAATCTGCAAATTTACAGTCTAGGATTGATTTATAGAAAGAATAGATGAGATTATTTGTGAGGTTGCCGGAGGGGAGAAGGGGGCAAATCATATTTTTTGGGAGAAAATTATATAAAGCGTTTGGTTGGACCGATTCAATCTATGGTTTAC
This genomic interval carries:
- the lgt gene encoding prolipoprotein diacylglyceryl transferase, which produces MAQEFINWNPNPEIINFFGISIRYYGLLFVSGLIISYFILKRIFENEHIPIEALEKLATYSILGILIGARLIHCIFYDPTYYLNNPIEIFLPIQILPGGEIEFTGYRGLASHGGVLGLIIALILYSKKTKQSIIKTIDLIAIVAPIGGFFIRMANLMNSEIIGKPSTLPWSFIFERVDYIPRHPTQIYEGLSYLLISFILFRLYKLKEYRKGYLFGMSLILVFTARFFIEFVKEHQVDYESQMILDMGQILSIPYILIGIGFVISSIKHSKN
- a CDS encoding 2-oxoacid:acceptor oxidoreductase subunit alpha, whose amino-acid sequence is MSSNKVTSTEVEKVVIKFAGDSGDGMQLTGTQFTGTSALLGNDLATFPDYPAEIRAPQGTVAGVSGFQVHIGGTDIHTPGDYADVLVAMNAAALKANLKWIKSSKTIIVDTDSFKKKDLQKAGWESNPLEDSTLDAYKVIKAPITSMTKEALKDLGLDAKTMARSKNMFTLGMVYWMFSRPCEHTIKFLNDKFGKKLPLVAEANIKALRAGRNYASTIEAIPNQITITGSQSLEKGTYKNVMGNAATAWGILAASAKSGRDVFLGSYPITPATEILQEIAKHKHFGAKAFQAEDEIAGIASTIGASFAGSLPVTTTSGPGLALKGEALGLAVMTELPLVVVNVQRGGPSTGLPTKTEQSDLMQALYGRNGESPVAVIAASSPADCFDYSFEASKIALEHMTPVVLLTDGYLGNGSAPWKITKMDELPDINPPIVKEGTENWEPYSRDAERLARTWALPGTPGLEHRIGGLEKDGKTGNVSYVPENHQSMTEAREAKIEKIADYLPELQVEGAQEGDLLVIGWGGTKGSMLTSVREMVGEGKSIGLAHFNYINPLQKNVKEILGRYKKIVVAELNLGQFANYLRMSFPEFEYKQYNKVQGLPFTTIELKDAFNKILNEN
- a CDS encoding 2-oxoacid:ferredoxin oxidoreductase subunit beta, producing the protein METTKVKYTFKDFSSDQEVKWCPGCGDYAILSAVQKALPEMDVKKEDFVFISGIGCSSRFPYYMDTYGFHGIHGRGLAIATGTKLANPNLSVWQITGDGDAMAIGGNHFIHAVRRNVDLNVILFNNEIYGLTKGQFSPTTKLGMKTKTSPEGQIQNPFNPGELVMGSKGRFFARVMDKNPKHMKEVFIQAEKFKGTSVVEALTNCVIFNDKVHDQFTQKDHQDDMLFLEHGKPMLFGKNKEYGLMLHGFKLIKVKLGENHVTIDDILVHDAHVEETGLGMMLVNAGMGDGLPRVFGVIRSVQEDTFEERMQAQVDNVRETSKFANLDELFASGETWEIE
- a CDS encoding DUF1232 domain-containing protein; this encodes MNKAYISAFNSAFKNATKLIKNPSRISRLIIEAGKKLSSGKSSLNNIKNELFTLTRLIKHWSKGNYKNVSTKTIISVVATVLYFVNPLDVIPDFLPVFGFTDDATILFYVLSKISNEIEEFKIWEKGLKEER
- a CDS encoding exonuclease domain-containing protein, with protein sequence MYAILDIETTGGKFNEEGVTEIAIYKFDGHEIVDQFSSLINPEIPIQPFVAKLTGINNKMLRSAPKFYEVAKRIIQITEETTIVAHNSSFDYRILKLEFGRLGYEFKRKTIDTVSLSKTLIPGMESYSLGKLCRSLGIPVTDRHRATGDALATVKLFKILLNKDSGKKIIKESVVEEKKSELTPKLISILRDLPTSTGVYYIHKKGGEIIYIGKSKNIKKRINQHFLNKSSHAKKIQKEIVAVSYEETGSELIALLKESEEIKTNLPKYNRAQRRSKFIFGLYHFKDDKGYLQLKVEKIKNGVEPLTSFVSNTEGKNALDKLREEYKLCQKLTNQYKTNGACFHYGIDECDGACVGEELPEDYNKKVEKIIHKHSFENQNFLIIDKGRNPNEKSAILVENGIYKGFGFADLDNQIANTKILKSLITPMKHNKEVKNIIQSYLRRKRVNKILDLNKAN
- a CDS encoding YggS family pyridoxal phosphate-dependent enzyme; this encodes MGIISENLDNIKSTLPDGVTLVAVSKTKPNEDILEAYEAGHRVFGENKIQEMVEKHEDLPKDIEWHMIGHVQSNKVKYMASFVSLIHGVDSPKLLKEINKRAKQNERVIDCLLQVHIADEESKFGFSGSEIDDLLASEAFGAYENIRITGLMGMATNTKDQDKISKEFESLKKLYDKLKTSNDNFTTLSMGMSGDYHLAVENGSNMVRIGSSIFGLRACAL